The Desulfuromonas thiophila genome contains the following window.
CACCGGCAAGTCCGCCCAGATTCCGCTGTATACTTGGTTGCCAGACGCCATGGAAGGTCCGACGCCGGTTTCGGCCCTGATTCATGCCGCCACCATGGTGACCGCTGGGGTCTATATGATTGGCCGGATGAATGGCCTTTATGCCCTGGCACCTGAAACCATGCTGGTCGTCGCCATTGTTGGTGGCGCTACGGCCCTGTTTGCCGCCACCATCGGCCTGGCCCAGAATGATATCAAACGGGTTCTGGCGTACTCCACGGTATCGCAGCTTGGCTATATGTTTTTGGCCATGGGGGTCGGCGCCTTCACTGCCGGCATTTTCCATCTGCTGACCCACGCTTTCTTCAAGGCCTGTCTGTTCTTGGGCTCCGGCTCAGTGATCCACGCTATGCACCATGCCTATCACCATGCTCACTTGCATGATGATCCGCAGGATATGCGCAACATGGGTGGTTTGCGCAAGAAAATGCCGATCACCTTTGTGACCTTTCTGTTGTCGACTTTGGCCATTGCCGGCATCCCGTTCTTTTCCGGCTTTTTCTCCAAGGATGAGATTCTCTGGTGGGCTTTTGCGTCAACCCGTGGCCACTGGGGTCTGTGGCTGATGGGGGCCATCGCCGCCGGGATGACCGCCTTCTATATGTTCCGCCTGGTTTTTATGACCTTCTTTGGCGAGCAGAAGACGGACGCCCGTGCCAAGGATCATATCCCTGAGTCGCCGCTGGTGATCACTCTGCCGCTGATGATTCTGGCCCTGCTGGCCACCTTCGGCGGTCTGATCGGGATTCCTCATGTGTTGGGCAATTTGCTGGGTCATCTGCCCAACAAGATTGAGGCCTTTCTCTCGCCGGTGTTTGGTCATACCCAGCATCTGCACCATCTGCATGCCCATGGCAGTGCCAGCGCGGAGTTCGGTCTGATGGGCCTGTCTGTTGGTATCGCCCTGTGTGGCATCCTGCTGGCCTGGTTTCTTTACTGCCGCCGGCCGGAACTGCCGGGCCGCATTGCCGGGGCTTTTGCCGGGCTGCATCGGGCAATCTATAATAAATGGTATGTTGACGAATTGTATGACCTGCTGTTTGTCAATCCGACAAAGAATCTGGGTACGCGGCTGTGGACCTTCTTCGATGTCCGCATCGTCGATGGCCTCGTCAACGGCGTTGCCTGGCTGGTGCGTGGTGCGGGGCGAGTGTTGCGCCATACCCAGACTGGCTACACCCACAGCTATGCCATGGCCATGGTGATGGGTCTGGTGGCCATCATTGCCGTCTGCGTGTTCCACTGATTACAGCTGACAGCAGGATTTTCCATACAAGGAGCGATTCCAAATGTCTGAACATCTTTTAAGTCTGATGACATTTTTCCCGCTGCTGGGCATGTTGGTTGTGCTGATGCTGCCCAAAGGCCAGGACGGTCTGCTCAAGACCGTGACCCTGGTGGTAACGTTGATCACCTTCGTGATCAGCCTGCCGCTGGCGCTGGATCCGGTGTTCAAGACCTCCGCCGCCATGCACTACACCGAGTTTGTGCGCTGGATCAGTGTCGGGGACTATTTCCGGATGAACTACAGCATCGGTGTCGATGGTATCAGCCTGTGGCTGGTTATTCTTACCACCTTCATCATGCCCATCGCGGTGTTGTCGACTTGGCAGGCAATCAAAAAGAATGTCAAGGGCTACATGGCACTGCTGCTCCTGCTCGAAACAGCTATGCTTGGAGCCTTTATCTCGCTCGATCTGTTCCTGTTTTACATCTTCTGGGAGCTGATGCTGATACCGATGTATTTCCTGATCGGTATCTGGGGCGGGGCCAACCGCATCTACGCCGCGGTCAAGTTCTTCATCTATACAGCTGTTGGTTCTTTGCTGATGCTGGTGGCGATTATCTTCCTGTACTACCACGCCATCGGAACCGGTGTGTGCGTGGATGGTTTCAGCATTGCTGATTTTTATCGTCTTGGCATTGATCCGGCGCTGCAGAAATGGCTGTTCCTGGCCTTTGCCTTCAGTTTCGCCATCAAGGTGCCCATGTTTCCGGTACATACCTGGTTGCCGGATGCTCACACCGAAGCTCCGACGGCTGGTTCGGTGATTCTGGCCGCCGTGATGCTGAAAATGGGGACCTACGGTTATCTGCGTTTTGCCATGCCGCTGTTCCCGGATGCCCTGCAGCAGTTTCTGCCAATGTTGGCATTGCTGAGCGTGATCGGCATTATCTATGGTGCCCTGGTGGCGATGATGCAGAAGGATGTCAAGAAGCTGGTGGCTTATTCTTCCGTGTCACACCTGGGTTTTGTCATGCTTGGC
Protein-coding sequences here:
- the nuoL gene encoding NADH-quinone oxidoreductase subunit L, which gives rise to MYDKLWLIPLFPFLGFLINGLLGRKIKNEKVIGAIGTLAIFASFLLSCRYFLQLLADEVKVHEVVVASWMSVGSLQVDWGFLFDPLSALMMLNVTGLATLIHLYSIGYMHGEDGYPRYFSYLNLFTFAMLMLVMGNNALVLFVGWEGVGLCSYLLIGYYYEKKSASDAGKKAFVVNRIGDFGFLLGLFLLFWSLGSKGVWTIRFTEIAANAHLLEQGGLVVTLVTLCFFLGATGKSAQIPLYTWLPDAMEGPTPVSALIHAATMVTAGVYMIGRMNGLYALAPETMLVVAIVGGATALFAATIGLAQNDIKRVLAYSTVSQLGYMFLAMGVGAFTAGIFHLLTHAFFKACLFLGSGSVIHAMHHAYHHAHLHDDPQDMRNMGGLRKKMPITFVTFLLSTLAIAGIPFFSGFFSKDEILWWAFASTRGHWGLWLMGAIAAGMTAFYMFRLVFMTFFGEQKTDARAKDHIPESPLVITLPLMILALLATFGGLIGIPHVLGNLLGHLPNKIEAFLSPVFGHTQHLHHLHAHGSASAEFGLMGLSVGIALCGILLAWFLYCRRPELPGRIAGAFAGLHRAIYNKWYVDELYDLLFVNPTKNLGTRLWTFFDVRIVDGLVNGVAWLVRGAGRVLRHTQTGYTHSYAMAMVMGLVAIIAVCVFH
- a CDS encoding NADH-quinone oxidoreductase subunit M, giving the protein MSEHLLSLMTFFPLLGMLVVLMLPKGQDGLLKTVTLVVTLITFVISLPLALDPVFKTSAAMHYTEFVRWISVGDYFRMNYSIGVDGISLWLVILTTFIMPIAVLSTWQAIKKNVKGYMALLLLLETAMLGAFISLDLFLFYIFWELMLIPMYFLIGIWGGANRIYAAVKFFIYTAVGSLLMLVAIIFLYYHAIGTGVCVDGFSIADFYRLGIDPALQKWLFLAFAFSFAIKVPMFPVHTWLPDAHTEAPTAGSVILAAVMLKMGTYGYLRFAMPLFPDALQQFLPMLALLSVIGIIYGALVAMMQKDVKKLVAYSSVSHLGFVMLGLFALNTIGINGAILQMINHGISTGALFLIVGFIYERRHTRLISDFGGLSKQMPVFATIFMIVTLSSIGLPATNGFVGEFLILMGAFESDLRWFAVFATSGVILAAVYMLWMFQRVMYGKLDKPENQVLKDLSVRELCVILPLVVCVFWIGVAPNTFLEKMTPAVNQLIEQVTGEAVAAVPEVVLPSAAPEQAQQH